One genomic segment of Manis pentadactyla isolate mManPen7 chromosome 1, mManPen7.hap1, whole genome shotgun sequence includes these proteins:
- the CHDH gene encoding choline dehydrogenase, mitochondrial, translating to MWCALRGWWRGRPGPWTVPGQQRPPGIRALGSTGSGTRDQYSHVVVGAGSAGCVLAGRLTEDPDRRVLLLEAGPKDLYAGSKRLLWKIHMPAALVANLCDDRYNWCYHTEPQAGLDGRVLYWPRGRVWGGSSSLNAMVYVRGHAEDYNRWHREGAAGWDYEHCLPYFRKAQSHELGANKYRGGEGPLHVSRGKTRHPLHRAFLAAAQQAGYPLTEDMNGFQQEGFGWMDMTIHKGQRWSAACAYLHPALSRPNLTAKARAFVSRVLFEGPRAVGVEYTWNGQSHRAYASAEVILSGGAINSPQLLMLSGIGNADDLAGLGIPVVCHLPGVGQNLQDHLEVYVQQACTQPITLHSAQKPWRKVRIGLEWLWGYTGDGATAHLETGGFIRSQPGVPHPDIQFHFLPSQVIDHGRVPTQQEAYQVHVGTMRGTSVGWLKLRSANPRDHPVIQPNYLSTGNDIEDFRRCVRLTREIFAQKALAPFRGKELQPGSHIWSDKEIDAFVRAKADSAYHPSCTCKMGQPSDPAAVVDPQTRVLGVENLRVVDASIMPSVVSGNLNAPTIMMAEKAADIIKGQPALWDKDVPVHKPRTLATQR from the exons ATGTGGTGTGCCTTGCGAGGCTGGTGGCGAGGGCGCCCGGGCCCGTGGACAGTCCCGGGGCAGCAGCGGCCCCCAGGCATCCGTGCCCTGGGCAGCACGGGCTCCGGGACTCGGGACCAGTACAGCCACGTGGTGGTGGGCGCGGGTTCCGCGGGCTGTGTGCTGGCCGGGCGGCTCACGGAGGACCCCGACAGGCGTGTGCTGCTGCTGGAGGCAGGGCCCAAGGACCTGTACGCGGGCAGCAAGCGGCTCCTGTGGAAGATCCACATGCCTGCGGCGCTGGTGGCCAACCTGTGTGATGACCGGTACAACTGGTGCTACCACACGGAGCCGCAGGCTGGCCTGGACGGCCGCGTGCTCTACTGGCCGCGGGGCCGGGTCTGGGGAGGCTCCTCATCCCTCAATGCCATGGTGTACGTGCGCGGGCACGCCGAGGACTACAACCGCTGGCACCGGGAGGGCGCGGCAGGCTGGGACTACGAGCACTGCCTGCCCTACTTCCGCAAGGCCCAGAGCCACGAGCTAGGCGCCAACAAGTACCGCGGAGGCGAAGGCCCACTGCATGTGTCCCGGGGCAAGACCCGCCACCCGCTGCACCGGGCCTTCCTGGCGGCGGCACAGCAGGCCGGCTACCCCCTCACGGAGGACATGAACGGCTTCCAGCAAGAAGGCTTCGGCTGGATGGACATGACCATCCACAAAG GCCAGCGCTGGAGCGCGGCCTGTGCGTATCTGCACCCGGCGCTGAGCCGCCCCAACCTCACGGCCAAGGCCCGGGCCTTCGTGAGCAGGGTGCTGTTTGAAGGCCCCCGTGCGGTGGGCGTGGAGTACACCTGGAACGGCCAGAGCCACCGG gcTTATGCCAGCGCAGAGGTGATCCTGAGTGGGGGTGCCATCAACTCCCCACAGCTGCTCATGCTCTCGGGCATCGGCAACGCAGACGACCTCGCGGGCCTGGGCATCCCGGTGGTGTGCCACCTCCCCG GAGTCGGCCAGAACCTACAGGACCACCTGGAGGTCTACGTTCAGCAGGCGTGCACCCAGCCCATCACCCTGCACTCAGCCCAGAAGCCCTGGCGGAAGGTGCGGATTGGGCTGGAGTGGCTCTGGGGGTACACAG GGGATGGGGCCACAGCCCATCTGGAAACAGGTGGGTTCATCCGGAGCCAGCCTGGCGTCCCCCACCCGGACATCCAGTTCCATTTCCTGCCGTCCCAGGTGATCGACCACGGGCGGGTGCCCACCCAGCAGGAGGCGTACCAG GTGCATGTGGGGACCATGCGGGGCACGAGTGTGGGCTGGCTCAAACTCAGAAGTGCCAACCCCCGGGACCACCCTGTGATCCAGCCCAACTACTTGTCAACAG GAAACGACATCGAGGACTTCCGTCGGTGTGTGAGGCTGACCAGAGAAATCTTTGCGCAGAAAGCCCTGGCACCGTTCCGGGGTAAAGAGCTGCAGCCAGGAAGTCACATCTGGTCAGACAAGGAGATAGACGCCTTTGTGCGGGCAAAAGCGGACAGCGCCTACCACCCGTCGTGCACCTGCAAGATGGGCCAGCCCTCCGACCCCGCTGCCGTGGTGGACCCGCAGACCAGGGTGCTCGGGGTGGAAAATCTCAGGGTCGTGGATGCCTCCATCATGCCCAGCGTGGTCAGTGGGAACCTCAATGCCCCCACCATCATGATGGCAGAGAAAGCAGCCGACATCATCAAGGGGCAGCCTGCACTCTGGGACAAGGACGTCCCTGTGCACAAGCCCAGGACCCTGGCCACCCAGCGTTGA